The genomic stretch CGTTGTCGGTGTTCAGGGTGATCTCAGACTGCCATTCCTGACCGGCCTGCATGTCTTGCCAGTGGGTTTGCACCATGTCCAGAAAGGGTTGTAAGGGGGGCAGGTCGTCACGGAGTTGGGTAAGGGGTTTGCCTACCTGTTCCAGCAGTGCCAGGTTAAGGATAGTGCTGGCAGCCGTGTTGACCCGGCGAATAATGCCGCTTTCATCGAGCGTAATCACGCCGGAGGATAAGTGTTCCAGTACTACATGCAGGTAATCGTGTTCCTGTTGCAACTGGCGGCGGGCTTGTTCGCGTTCCGCCCGGGCATCGGAAAGGCGTTTGGTCATGGTATTGAACGACAGCGCCAACATGCTGAAATCATCGCGTTCCGAGACAGGAATTTTTTTGTCCAGATCCCCCGCCGCAACCGCCAGCGTGCCTTCCACCAGATCGCGCACCGGGCGGGTCAGGCGGCGTGAGAAGATAAATGCCGCCCACAAGGAAAATAGCGCGGTCAGCACCATAATCACCAGTATCATCAGGCGGAATACGCTTTTGAGGATATCGCGCTGGAACAGCAAACTTTTGTATTCATCGCGGGCTTTTAACACGCTTTCTGCCAATACCCGTTCATTTTCGGCAACCGGAAAGCGGGCGGTCAGGATGGCGCTCAGCTCGTTTTTTTTGCCGTAGCGCACGCTGATCGCCACCCGTGAAAACAGCTTGTCGGTGCCGTCGGGTTCCAGCGCGTAGTAATAATTACGGATTTGCATGGCGCGGAACAGGCTACGGTCAGGCATCCGTGGAATCAGGGTTTCGGTGTCCTCGATGGCTAAGGCCAGCATTTGTTGGGAATCATCCAGCAGCAGGATTTCGCTCGCGCCGATACTGAGTAATTGTTCCAGCATGGGGGGGATCTCATACAGCTCCTTGCCCTGAAGTGAGGGTTTGAAACGTTCCAGTGTGCCTAGGTACTGGCGGTTGCGGGTTTCCAGTGCCAGTTGGCTTAACTCCAGCGAGTCTTCCAGCGCCCGTTCGATCGAGACAGAAAACCAGCGGTCGATACGTGTACCGATCAGGTTGACGGCAAACAGCGACACGAATAATACCGGCAACAGGGTCATCACCAAAAACCCGGTCATCAGCCGCACGGTAAACCGCGAACCCGCTTGACGGGTACGCCACTGGTTAAAGACCCGCACCAGATTAATCAGGATGACGATACTGAGTAACACCAGCACCAGAGCACTCAGGTAGAAATGCCAGTCGCCGTAGCGTGCCAGATTGGCGGGGCTGAGGGTGGCAAGATTCAACAACGTTAAGGAAGCCAGTAGCAGCAGAAAAATCAGTGCTAACGGCAACCACTGCCATAGACGGCTTTTCAAGGTATCGGCCACAATACTCCGTCACTTTGCAGGGAATAGCGGTCAGAAAATAGCGATTTCAGTTTCAGGGGCAATTCCAGTGATTGTTGGGTCAGGCTTGCCTCAACAAAAATGGCGGCATTATCACCCCAGGCATCGCTGGGTAAGGCAGGTAAACGGTAATCAGCCAGCGTGCCCATTTGCTCGACGGCTGTTGGCAGGGTAGGGAAGCTCCAGTTTTCCTTGGTATCCAGACGTACTACCTGATATTGCTTACTCAGTGGGTGGTATTTTAGTTCGGTTTTCACCCTTGCCAAGGGTTTTTGGGTATTCCACCACCAATTGTTGTGCCATTCGAGGGTAAACAGGGTTTCACTTTTCAGGGTCAGGCCATTGAGTAAACCTTCCCGCAAGTAATCGCTGAGCTCGTAATCCAGTTTGAGGCTGGTGACCAACTGTTTGGGTTTCTGAATGCGGATGGAAAACTCACGGAAATGGATGCCGTTTTCCGCCGCACTGGCTTGCCCCCACAAACTGACCAGCAATAGCCCTGCCAGCAGTAAGCGGGTGAGGTGAGACATTATTGAAAGGTTTGTTATTGTCACTGCGTTGATTCCTGCACTGCTTTGCTAAGCAGCGCGTAGTAAAACCCGTCCATTGCGTGTTCGCCTGGCAGGATTTGGCGTCCGGCAGCTTGTGCCCGACCCCAGGCGACACTCAGCGGCTCAAGGGTGGCATCGGGGTGTTCTGCCAGAAAGGCTTCGACCTGACGACTGTTTTCTTCCGGCAGGATTGAGCAGGTTGCATACAGCAACTTGCCGCCGGGGCGTAAAGTATGCCACAAATTGCGCAATAATTGCGCTTGTTCTTGCTGCAATTCGGCGATGTCACTGGCGCGGCGCAATACCTTGATGTCAGGGTGACGGCGGATAACGCCGGTCGCCGAGCAGGGTGCATCCAGCAGAATACGGTCAAACGCTTGCCCATCCCACCAGGTAGCGGTATCTCCGGCATCGGCGGCGACCAAGGTGGCTTGCAAGTGCAAGCGGGTGAAGTTTTCGGTGACACGTTTGAGGCGTGCTTCACTCTCATCAAGCGCGATCAGGTGTAAGCCATC from Thiothrix litoralis encodes the following:
- a CDS encoding sensor histidine kinase, with protein sequence MADTLKSRLWQWLPLALIFLLLLASLTLLNLATLSPANLARYGDWHFYLSALVLVLLSIVILINLVRVFNQWRTRQAGSRFTVRLMTGFLVMTLLPVLFVSLFAVNLIGTRIDRWFSVSIERALEDSLELSQLALETRNRQYLGTLERFKPSLQGKELYEIPPMLEQLLSIGASEILLLDDSQQMLALAIEDTETLIPRMPDRSLFRAMQIRNYYYALEPDGTDKLFSRVAISVRYGKKNELSAILTARFPVAENERVLAESVLKARDEYKSLLFQRDILKSVFRLMILVIMVLTALFSLWAAFIFSRRLTRPVRDLVEGTLAVAAGDLDKKIPVSERDDFSMLALSFNTMTKRLSDARAEREQARRQLQQEHDYLHVVLEHLSSGVITLDESGIIRRVNTAASTILNLALLEQVGKPLTQLRDDLPPLQPFLDMVQTHWQDMQAGQEWQSEITLNTDNGRLILVCRGASLPHGAAGQQGSVLVFDDVTDLIQSEHDAAWGEVARRLAHEIKNPLTPIQLSAERLSRKLSGELNEESANFLKRMTNTIVQQVDNLKSMVNAFSDYARAPNLHVQPVDLNALVQEVAELYRLNEGQVNIILQLDTDLPRLRLDIHRLRQLLVNLTKNALEALEEHHVSPANITISTQYQPDSKQAMLNIHDNGPGIPVELLPRLFEPYVTSKHKGTGLGLAIVKKIVEEHGGHLTARNHDNGGAIISVRFPLN
- a CDS encoding DUF4390 domain-containing protein, which translates into the protein MSHLTRLLLAGLLLVSLWGQASAAENGIHFREFSIRIQKPKQLVTSLKLDYELSDYLREGLLNGLTLKSETLFTLEWHNNWWWNTQKPLARVKTELKYHPLSKQYQVVRLDTKENWSFPTLPTAVEQMGTLADYRLPALPSDAWGDNAAIFVEASLTQQSLELPLKLKSLFSDRYSLQSDGVLWPIP